One window from the genome of Pseudonocardia hierapolitana encodes:
- a CDS encoding helix-turn-helix transcriptional regulator — translation MSGGPLLERHTELVRLAAAVRAAATGRGRVALVTGEAGIGKTSLVRAFLGTLGRDVRVLRGACDDLLAPRPLAPLREAVRDSAGPLARALDTSAAADAALSAVVEELAAQVPTVLVVEDLHWADDATIDVLRYLVRRIDTLPAVLVLTVREDEIAANQQLLQLLGAVAGPESVRLELEPLSTAAVAELAGPAGRDTGALHALTAGNPFYVTEALAAPPDALPISVADAVRARIRPLGPHCAAALEQLSVVPGVVEFPLAEALLPDRMDELARAEERGILAVRENGLAFRHELARRAVEAALPRLRRRALNLAVVRVLRGIPDIDLERVVHHAVQADDAATIVEFAPRAAHAAAASGSHRQALTHLEATVRHVHRLPPAEQATVIDEYGWELHLAHRLDDAVAAGRDAVARFERLGHPVGLGTALVRLSRHEFMSGDTEEAERLIGRAVTVLESAGSDVASAAASTDRAALLTLTGQTREALPVLEAALELARRAQRPDLQSLCLNYRGLARAHHDDVDGAPDMREAIAVATTNGCHEAAARAYINFGELLQCSGRWVEMAQCVEDGLAYIREFGLWQHAQLAGVQRHLLQMHHGDWDAAEEGLRRLVEQSTRSVFDVHRLPVYGRLLARRGREDAEQVLDRAWRHASQQRAPIGMARAATGLVEWAWLNEQPDRARRAAEEVLPWMRGGAWNTMRGELLRHLARAGIDPGPFPGCPEPWAAGLRGDWEAAAAEWARIGDPYERALELTESGEAGPALEGLRVLDELGAAAAAVVRRRLRERGLRPPPQRRTDRKRSHPAGLTDREIDVLDLVAQGSTNAEIAAKLVLSVRTVDHHVSSILGKLGARTRREAVAARRALEPS, via the coding sequence ATGTCAGGGGGGCCGCTGCTGGAGCGCCACACCGAGCTCGTCCGGCTGGCGGCCGCCGTGCGGGCCGCCGCGACGGGTCGCGGGCGCGTCGCCCTCGTCACGGGTGAGGCGGGCATCGGCAAGACGAGCCTGGTGCGCGCGTTCCTCGGCACCCTGGGCCGGGACGTCCGGGTGTTGCGCGGCGCCTGCGACGACCTGCTCGCTCCCCGCCCGCTCGCCCCGCTCCGGGAGGCCGTGCGCGACAGCGCGGGCCCGCTGGCACGGGCGCTGGACACCTCCGCGGCGGCCGACGCGGCGCTCTCGGCGGTCGTCGAGGAGCTCGCCGCGCAAGTGCCCACCGTCCTCGTCGTCGAGGACCTCCACTGGGCCGACGACGCCACCATCGACGTGCTGCGCTACCTCGTGCGGCGGATCGACACCCTGCCCGCGGTGCTCGTGCTGACCGTACGGGAGGACGAGATCGCCGCGAACCAGCAGCTGCTCCAGCTGCTGGGCGCGGTGGCCGGGCCGGAGAGCGTCCGCCTCGAGCTCGAGCCGCTCTCCACCGCGGCCGTCGCGGAGCTCGCCGGGCCGGCCGGTCGCGACACGGGGGCGCTGCATGCGCTCACCGCGGGCAACCCCTTCTACGTCACCGAGGCGCTCGCCGCGCCCCCGGACGCGCTGCCGATCAGCGTGGCGGACGCCGTGCGCGCACGGATCCGCCCGCTCGGCCCGCACTGCGCCGCGGCGCTCGAACAGCTCTCCGTGGTGCCGGGAGTCGTGGAGTTCCCGCTGGCGGAGGCGCTGCTGCCGGACCGGATGGACGAGCTCGCCCGCGCCGAGGAGCGCGGGATCCTCGCCGTGCGGGAGAACGGCCTCGCGTTCCGGCACGAGCTCGCACGGCGCGCGGTCGAGGCCGCGCTCCCCCGGCTGCGGCGCAGGGCGCTCAACCTCGCCGTCGTCCGCGTCCTGCGCGGCATCCCGGACATCGACCTCGAACGCGTCGTGCACCACGCCGTGCAGGCCGACGATGCCGCCACGATCGTCGAGTTCGCACCCCGCGCCGCCCACGCCGCGGCGGCCAGCGGCTCCCATCGGCAGGCGTTGACGCACCTCGAGGCCACGGTCCGCCACGTCCACCGGCTGCCGCCCGCCGAGCAGGCGACGGTGATCGACGAGTACGGCTGGGAGCTGCACCTGGCCCACCGGCTCGACGACGCCGTGGCCGCCGGGCGGGACGCCGTGGCCCGCTTCGAGCGGCTCGGCCACCCGGTCGGCCTGGGCACCGCCCTCGTCCGGCTGTCGCGCCACGAGTTCATGTCCGGGGACACCGAGGAGGCCGAGCGGCTGATCGGGCGAGCGGTGACCGTGCTGGAGAGCGCCGGATCCGACGTGGCGAGCGCCGCGGCGTCCACCGACCGGGCCGCCCTGCTGACCCTGACCGGGCAGACCAGGGAGGCGCTTCCCGTCCTGGAGGCGGCCCTGGAGCTGGCGCGCCGGGCGCAGCGGCCCGACCTGCAGTCGCTGTGCCTGAACTACCGCGGTCTCGCCCGGGCTCATCACGACGACGTCGACGGCGCCCCGGACATGCGCGAGGCGATCGCGGTCGCGACGACGAACGGGTGTCACGAGGCCGCCGCGCGTGCCTACATCAACTTCGGTGAGCTGCTGCAGTGCAGCGGCCGCTGGGTGGAGATGGCGCAGTGCGTCGAGGACGGGCTGGCCTACATCCGCGAGTTCGGGCTGTGGCAGCACGCGCAGCTGGCCGGTGTGCAGCGGCACCTCCTGCAGATGCACCACGGGGACTGGGACGCCGCCGAAGAGGGGCTGCGCAGGCTCGTGGAGCAGAGCACCCGGAGCGTGTTCGACGTACACCGCCTGCCCGTCTACGGCCGGCTGCTGGCCCGGCGGGGCCGGGAGGATGCCGAGCAGGTGCTGGATCGGGCCTGGCGGCACGCGAGCCAGCAGCGCGCTCCCATCGGCATGGCCCGGGCGGCGACCGGGCTCGTGGAGTGGGCGTGGCTGAACGAGCAGCCGGACCGCGCCCGGCGGGCGGCCGAAGAGGTGCTGCCCTGGATGCGGGGCGGCGCCTGGAACACGATGCGCGGCGAACTGCTGCGCCACCTGGCTCGCGCGGGGATCGACCCCGGCCCGTTCCCCGGCTGCCCGGAGCCGTGGGCGGCCGGGCTGCGCGGCGACTGGGAGGCCGCCGCGGCGGAATGGGCCCGGATCGGCGATCCGTACGAGCGGGCGCTCGAACTCACCGAGTCCGGGGAAGCCGGGCCCGCGCTGGAGGGCCTGCGCGTGCTCGACGAGCTGGGCGCCGCGGCCGCCGCGGTCGTCCGGCGCCGGTTGCGTGAACGGGGCCTGCGGCCACCACCGCAGCGGCGGACCGACCGCAAGCGGTCCCACCCGGCCGGGCTCACCGACCGCGAGATCGACGTGCTCGACCTCGTGGCGCAGGGCTCGACCAACGCGGAGATCGCGGCGAAGCTCGTGCTCTCGGTGCGCACCGTCGACCACCACGTGTCGTCGATCCTCGGCAAGCTCGGGGCGCGTACGCGCCGGGAGGCCGTCGCGGCGCGGCGCGCCCTCGAACCGAGCTGA
- a CDS encoding RNA polymerase sigma factor, whose protein sequence is MLMLETRCRTVAERPGAPEPAAPPGAEVVPRPLETAPAGCAPHCARLCTEDGFATAYTGHASELTGFCRRALADHGLAEEVTQEVFLRAWRRCATFRVRDGSSRDETAQIRTWLFAIARNAVIDATRRRGRRPTLHLDPEQVAQQADPSDTYARFDTAEQVRGGLAALTPTHRGVLTAIFVDELTYDQAANRFGVPVGTVKSRIYYALRALRAELGDDGRHR, encoded by the coding sequence ATGCTGATGCTCGAAACACGCTGCCGGACCGTCGCCGAACGGCCCGGTGCTCCCGAGCCGGCCGCCCCGCCGGGTGCCGAGGTCGTGCCACGGCCCCTCGAGACCGCCCCGGCGGGGTGCGCCCCCCACTGCGCCCGCCTCTGCACCGAGGACGGGTTCGCGACGGCCTACACCGGCCACGCCAGCGAGCTGACCGGGTTCTGCCGGCGCGCGCTGGCCGACCACGGGCTCGCGGAGGAGGTCACCCAGGAGGTGTTCCTGCGGGCATGGCGCCGGTGCGCCACCTTCCGGGTCCGCGACGGCAGCAGCCGGGACGAGACGGCCCAGATACGCACCTGGCTCTTCGCGATCGCCCGCAACGCGGTGATCGACGCCACCCGCAGGCGCGGACGCCGCCCGACGCTGCACCTGGACCCCGAGCAGGTCGCCCAGCAGGCCGACCCGTCCGACACCTACGCCCGCTTCGACACGGCCGAGCAGGTGCGCGGCGGGCTCGCCGCGCTCACCCCGACCCACCGGGGCGTCCTCACCGCGATCTTCGTCGACGAGCTGACCTACGACCAGGCCGCCAACCGGTTCGGAGTCCCCGTCGGCACCGTGAAGAGCCGGATCTACTACGCGCTGCGGGCACTGCGCGCCGAGCTGGGCGACGATGGCCGGCACCGGTAG
- a CDS encoding ATP-binding protein, producing the protein MGPDLLERDAEIHALLAAVDAAAAGSGSVVLIGGEAGMGKSSLVRAFLSRLPREVRVLVGACDDLRARRPLGPLRDAARGSGGPLERAVVDRDLEAVFGAASRELDTPPVTVLVVEDLQWVDDATLDVLQHVARRISSMTAVLVLTLRADEVDPTHPLRALLGELGASRAHRIQLQPLSADAVRELTSTRAAQGARWDAAQLHALTGGNPFFVSETLASPPGTVPRTVSDAVIARSSQLTPAARDALEQLAVVPAVVEFELAESLLGGGLGLLEEAERYGMLQVRPDGLAFRHELARRAVESRLPVIRRRRLNQAVVASLLAQPQPDLDRVVHHAVEADDAEAVAEHAPEAGRAAARLGSNRQALAHFGVALRYAATLPPAEHARLLDEYAWELGNAQRFDEAVRFSSESVRRYETLDDREALADVLARMSRHLYMTGATSEAKQAAGRAVEVLEAAHASVEHVANALIAQGSMLTLTGRSRTALDVLARAQRLTEQVGKPYLSAMCLNCIGMARGDLEGPAGLVPLRESIAIARSAGAHETAARAYTNLAEALHRSWCGDELARVLDDGVAFALERGLWSHAYALQAHRGLLLLRRGDWTDAAELLAGLVADAGAAGVLSVFSVAAHARLLARRGDPAAEGMLFDAWDRAVAQRSVTGLALAGPAIAEWSWLAGRPDRSTVVVETLMAGADGRLGIAPVIGEVLRYRSRAGVPVPEFPACPQPWASGLRGDWREAAARWADVGDPYERALELASSSEPAPMLEALKVLDSLDARPAAEWVRGNLAAAGVTKVPRRPSTSTRANPARLTERQLEVLALLTEGLTDAEIAAELVLSVRTVNHHVADVFDKLGVRSRRAAAAVARTLDMPRRRGGSRR; encoded by the coding sequence GTGGGGCCGGACCTGCTCGAGCGCGACGCGGAGATCCACGCGCTGCTCGCGGCGGTCGACGCGGCCGCGGCCGGCTCCGGGTCCGTCGTCCTGATCGGCGGCGAGGCGGGGATGGGCAAGTCCAGCCTGGTCCGAGCGTTCCTCTCGCGCCTGCCCCGTGAGGTGCGGGTCCTCGTCGGGGCATGTGACGACCTGCGGGCCAGGCGGCCCCTCGGCCCGCTCCGCGACGCCGCCCGCGGCAGCGGGGGCCCGCTGGAGCGGGCCGTCGTCGACCGTGACCTGGAGGCCGTCTTCGGTGCGGCCTCGCGCGAGCTCGACACACCGCCGGTCACGGTCCTCGTGGTCGAGGACCTGCAGTGGGTCGACGACGCCACGCTCGACGTGCTGCAGCACGTGGCGCGGCGGATCTCCTCGATGACGGCCGTTCTCGTGCTCACGCTGCGGGCGGACGAGGTCGATCCCACGCACCCGCTGCGTGCGCTGCTCGGCGAGCTCGGCGCGTCACGGGCACACCGGATCCAGCTCCAGCCACTGTCCGCCGACGCGGTGCGCGAGCTGACCTCGACGCGGGCCGCGCAGGGGGCGCGGTGGGACGCCGCCCAGCTGCACGCCCTGACCGGCGGGAACCCGTTCTTCGTGTCCGAGACGCTCGCATCGCCGCCGGGCACCGTTCCGCGCACGGTCTCCGACGCGGTCATCGCCCGGTCGAGCCAGCTCACGCCCGCGGCCCGAGATGCGCTGGAGCAGCTCGCCGTGGTGCCGGCGGTCGTCGAGTTCGAGCTGGCGGAGTCGCTGCTGGGTGGTGGGCTCGGGCTCCTCGAGGAGGCAGAGCGGTACGGGATGCTGCAGGTGCGCCCCGACGGGCTCGCGTTCCGGCACGAGCTCGCGCGGCGCGCCGTCGAGTCCCGCCTGCCGGTGATCCGGCGCAGGCGCCTCAACCAGGCCGTCGTCGCCTCGTTGCTCGCCCAGCCACAGCCCGACCTCGACCGGGTGGTGCACCACGCCGTCGAGGCGGACGACGCCGAGGCGGTCGCCGAGCACGCGCCGGAGGCCGGCCGGGCCGCGGCCCGGCTCGGGTCGAACCGGCAGGCGCTCGCCCACTTCGGCGTCGCGCTGAGGTACGCCGCGACGCTGCCGCCCGCCGAACACGCCCGCCTGCTCGACGAGTACGCGTGGGAGCTCGGCAACGCCCAGCGCTTCGACGAGGCCGTGCGGTTCAGCAGCGAGTCGGTCCGCCGGTACGAGACGCTCGACGACCGGGAGGCCCTCGCCGACGTGCTCGCCCGGATGTCGCGCCACCTGTACATGACCGGTGCCACCTCGGAGGCCAAGCAGGCCGCGGGCCGTGCCGTCGAGGTGCTGGAGGCCGCGCACGCCTCGGTGGAGCACGTGGCGAACGCGCTCATCGCACAGGGGTCGATGCTGACGCTCACCGGGCGGTCCCGCACGGCCCTCGACGTGCTGGCCCGGGCCCAGCGCCTCACCGAGCAGGTCGGGAAGCCGTACCTCTCCGCGATGTGCCTGAACTGCATCGGGATGGCGCGGGGCGACCTCGAGGGCCCCGCCGGGCTCGTGCCGCTGCGGGAGAGCATCGCGATCGCCCGATCGGCGGGGGCGCACGAGACGGCCGCGCGCGCCTACACCAACCTGGCGGAGGCGCTGCACCGGTCGTGGTGCGGTGACGAGCTCGCCCGCGTCCTCGACGACGGCGTCGCCTTCGCCCTCGAGCGCGGGCTGTGGTCGCACGCCTACGCCCTCCAGGCGCACCGCGGCCTGCTCCTCCTGCGACGTGGCGACTGGACGGACGCGGCGGAGCTGCTCGCAGGCCTCGTCGCGGACGCGGGGGCCGCGGGCGTGCTGAGCGTCTTCAGCGTCGCGGCCCACGCCCGCCTGCTCGCCCGCCGCGGCGACCCCGCGGCGGAGGGCATGCTGTTCGACGCCTGGGACCGTGCCGTGGCACAGCGGTCCGTCACGGGGCTGGCCCTCGCCGGCCCGGCCATCGCCGAATGGTCCTGGCTGGCGGGCCGGCCGGACCGGTCCACCGTCGTCGTCGAGACCCTGATGGCCGGGGCCGACGGCCGGCTCGGGATCGCCCCCGTGATCGGCGAGGTGTTGCGGTACCGGAGCCGGGCCGGGGTCCCGGTACCGGAGTTCCCCGCCTGCCCGCAGCCCTGGGCGTCCGGGCTGCGCGGCGACTGGCGGGAGGCGGCGGCCCGGTGGGCCGACGTCGGCGACCCGTACGAACGGGCCCTCGAGCTCGCCTCGTCGAGCGAGCCCGCGCCCATGCTGGAGGCGTTGAAGGTGCTCGACTCCCTGGACGCGCGGCCCGCCGCGGAGTGGGTGCGGGGGAATCTGGCCGCTGCCGGCGTCACGAAGGTGCCCCGGCGGCCCTCGACGAGCACCCGCGCCAACCCCGCCCGCCTGACCGAACGCCAGCTGGAGGTGCTCGCCCTGCTGACCGAGGGCCTGACCGACGCCGAGATCGCGGCGGAGCTCGTGCTGTCCGTGCGGACGGTCAACCACCACGTCGCAGACGTGTTCGACAAGCTCGGCGTCCGCTCCCGGCGGGCCGCCGCCGCGGTGGCGCGCACGCTGGACATGCCGCGGCGTCGGGGCGGGAGCCGCCGCTAG
- a CDS encoding HNH endonuclease signature motif containing protein, producing MVERGKAQVIVHLDTTTGTARLDDGPEIPATTAERLACDARVQVLLNDRTSTRMYRGRNRRLATPAQIAARTVRDGEGCQFPGCTHTRHLHAHHVVPWWSGGRTDIDNLILVCSFHPTASSTTTATASADWPVDGSSADPMAPRSRPSQRR from the coding sequence GTGGTCGAGCGCGGGAAGGCGCAGGTGATCGTGCACCTCGACACCACCACCGGCACCGCCCGCCTCGACGACGGGCCCGAGATCCCCGCGACGACGGCGGAGCGGCTGGCCTGTGATGCCCGGGTGCAGGTGCTGCTCAACGACCGGACCAGCACCCGCATGTATCGGGGTCGCAACCGGCGCCTGGCCACCCCCGCCCAGATCGCCGCCCGCACCGTGCGGGACGGGGAGGGGTGTCAGTTCCCCGGCTGCACCCACACCCGGCATCTGCACGCCCACCACGTCGTCCCCTGGTGGTCCGGCGGCCGCACGGATATCGACAACCTGATCCTGGTCTGCTCCTTCCACCCCACCGCCTCATCCACGACCACGGCTACCGCATCCGCCGACTGGCCGGTCGATGGGAGTTCCGCCGACCCGATGGCCCCCCGATCCCGGCCATCCCAACGCCGTTGA